A window of Brachybacterium fresconis contains these coding sequences:
- a CDS encoding class I SAM-dependent methyltransferase — MSTFHRVADAYCRSFATLCAGTIPALLEATAPATDHLDVGCGTGDLALAAAREGRRVLGVDPDPDMVSLAGRAASSAGADIDLLGAGAPTLPLADSSAATVTANFVVNHVPDPRATVQDLARVAAPSAPIAMTIWPAAPGPHLAAYAQAATAAGAVAVPSTRLPEHLDLPRSADGLVTMAEEVGLRVLRSEEISWTWRIAADDLMAGIAGGVATPGRIHGAQTPAVRADIEARVRALWSEYRTDDGLLAFPVTAALVVAARP; from the coding sequence ATGAGCACCTTCCACCGCGTCGCGGACGCGTACTGCCGATCCTTCGCGACGCTCTGCGCCGGCACCATCCCGGCCCTGCTGGAGGCGACCGCGCCGGCCACGGACCACCTCGACGTCGGCTGCGGCACGGGCGATCTCGCGCTCGCCGCCGCGCGGGAGGGCCGGCGGGTCCTCGGCGTGGACCCGGACCCGGACATGGTGTCCCTCGCCGGCCGGGCCGCATCGTCGGCCGGGGCGGACATCGACCTTCTCGGAGCCGGGGCGCCGACGCTCCCGCTCGCCGACTCCTCCGCCGCGACCGTCACCGCGAACTTCGTCGTCAACCATGTGCCCGATCCGCGCGCCACGGTGCAGGACCTGGCGCGGGTCGCCGCGCCGTCGGCCCCGATCGCGATGACCATCTGGCCCGCCGCCCCCGGGCCTCACCTGGCGGCCTACGCACAGGCCGCGACCGCGGCGGGTGCCGTCGCGGTGCCGAGCACGCGCCTGCCGGAGCACCTCGATCTCCCACGCTCCGCCGACGGCCTGGTAACTATGGCGGAGGAGGTCGGGCTGCGGGTGCTACGGTCCGAGGAGATCTCGTGGACCTGGAGGATCGCGGCCGATGACCTGATGGCCGGGATCGCGGGCGGCGTCGCCACCCCGGGGCGGATCCATGGAGCGCAGACCCCGGCGGTGCGCGCCGACATCGAGGCCCGGGTGCGCGCGCTGTGGAGCGAGTACAGGACGGACGACGGACTGCTCGCCTTCCCGGTCACCGCCGCCCTGGTGGTCGCCGCCCGTCCCTGA
- a CDS encoding arsenic resistance protein → MAQQSVRGVLEEHQVPIYLLAIGAGIGLGALLPGVSQPLEVAVEPVIAALLLVTFHGVPLRELGGAAQDRRFLLTLLAVNFVAVPLLVLAITRPLAGTPELLVPALLVLLAPCVDYVIVFTAVAGGAKEQLLAATPLLMLVQMLALPVLVPLLAGDATTGLFTPAPFLRALILLILLPLLAAALIQRLAPRWDLSAAMIPLMMLTLLTVVSSQTPRVLGMGTTLLALVPVYVAFLVLATAAGIVISRLARLDVPSARALTFSGATRNSLVVLPLALALPIPVAPAAVVTQTLVELLGMVLLVRILPQLIRDGRRPPGRR, encoded by the coding sequence ATGGCGCAGCAATCGGTCCGCGGCGTGCTCGAGGAGCACCAGGTGCCGATCTATCTGCTCGCGATCGGGGCGGGGATCGGGCTCGGAGCGCTGCTGCCCGGTGTCTCGCAGCCGCTCGAGGTCGCCGTCGAGCCCGTGATCGCGGCCCTGCTGCTGGTCACCTTCCACGGGGTGCCGCTGCGCGAGCTGGGTGGCGCCGCGCAGGACCGACGCTTCCTGCTCACGCTGCTGGCGGTGAACTTCGTGGCAGTGCCGCTGCTGGTGCTGGCGATCACCCGCCCGCTGGCGGGAACCCCCGAGCTGCTGGTGCCCGCACTGCTGGTGCTGCTCGCCCCCTGCGTGGACTACGTCATCGTGTTCACGGCCGTCGCAGGCGGGGCGAAGGAGCAGCTGCTGGCCGCGACTCCGCTGCTCATGCTCGTCCAGATGCTCGCCCTGCCGGTGCTGGTGCCGCTGCTCGCCGGCGACGCGACGACCGGGCTGTTCACCCCTGCCCCCTTCCTGCGGGCCCTGATCCTGCTCATCCTGCTGCCGCTGCTGGCCGCGGCGCTGATCCAGCGCCTCGCCCCGCGCTGGGACCTCTCGGCGGCGATGATCCCCCTGATGATGCTGACGCTGCTCACGGTGGTCAGCTCCCAGACGCCGCGCGTGCTGGGGATGGGGACGACCCTGCTTGCGCTGGTGCCCGTCTACGTCGCGTTCCTGGTGCTCGCCACGGCCGCCGGGATCGTGATCAGCCGCCTCGCCCGTCTGGACGTGCCGTCGGCGCGGGCGCTGACCTTCTCCGGCGCGACCCGCAACTCCCTGGTGGTGCTGCCGCTGGCCCTCGCTCTGCCGATCCCCGTGGCGCCGGCGGCGGTGGTCACCCAGACCCTCGTCGAGCTGCTGGGCATGGTGCTGCTGGTGCGGATCCTGCCGCAGCTGATCAGGGACGGGCGGCGACCACCAGGGCGGCGGTGA
- a CDS encoding SPFH domain-containing protein: MGFIQAFKGAVGGMLADQWKDFLTVPNGLPQTAALFPAVPQGTNAGRGSNTRGSENIISNGSKILVPQGYGLVTVVDGRATGLITEAGGYEFNDSSPDARSVFAGDEMLASTVGTSWERFKFGGRPSSQQLAFYVSLKEIPGNKFGTQSEIYWDDAYLNAQVGAVCRGSYTLRIIDPLLFVHNFVPATFISANAPVFDFSDVDNAAGSQLFREVVGSLAAAFSRYTNDPDKGNRISRIQGDSVGFAQSLSAAVEEGYRWSSDRGLAIVKTAIVSIEYDQRTRELLADVQKADALSGARSQSFMNQAAARGVESAGETGGGAGLAMFGAGMGAAGGMVNPAQPWSPPGQQGQPQQQAAPQQQGQPQQQGQPQQQAAPAQDDPVAKLAQYKEMLEKGLITDEDYEAAKKAALGL; the protein is encoded by the coding sequence ATGGGATTCATCCAGGCATTCAAAGGAGCTGTCGGCGGGATGCTCGCCGATCAGTGGAAGGACTTCCTGACCGTCCCGAACGGGCTCCCGCAGACGGCGGCACTGTTCCCGGCGGTCCCGCAGGGCACCAACGCCGGGCGCGGATCCAACACCCGCGGCTCCGAGAACATCATCTCCAACGGCTCGAAGATCCTGGTTCCCCAGGGGTACGGCCTGGTCACCGTGGTCGATGGTCGGGCGACGGGCCTGATCACCGAGGCCGGCGGCTACGAGTTCAACGACTCCTCGCCGGATGCGCGCTCCGTCTTCGCCGGGGACGAGATGCTCGCCTCGACGGTGGGGACCTCGTGGGAGCGCTTCAAGTTCGGCGGCCGCCCCTCCTCGCAGCAGCTCGCCTTCTACGTGAGCCTGAAGGAGATCCCGGGCAACAAGTTCGGCACCCAGTCGGAGATCTACTGGGACGACGCCTATCTCAACGCGCAGGTGGGTGCGGTCTGCCGCGGCTCGTACACGCTGCGGATCATCGACCCGCTGCTGTTCGTGCACAACTTCGTGCCGGCCACCTTCATCTCCGCGAACGCCCCGGTCTTCGACTTCTCCGACGTCGACAACGCCGCCGGGTCCCAGCTGTTCCGCGAGGTCGTCGGCTCGCTCGCCGCGGCCTTCTCGCGCTACACGAACGATCCCGACAAGGGCAACCGCATCTCCCGCATCCAGGGCGACTCGGTCGGCTTCGCACAGTCGCTCTCGGCCGCCGTCGAGGAGGGCTACCGCTGGTCCAGCGATCGCGGTCTCGCGATCGTGAAGACCGCCATCGTCTCGATCGAGTACGACCAGCGCACCCGCGAGCTGCTGGCCGACGTGCAGAAGGCCGACGCGCTCTCCGGCGCCCGCTCGCAGTCCTTCATGAATCAGGCCGCCGCTCGCGGTGTGGAGTCCGCCGGGGAGACCGGCGGCGGTGCGGGCCTGGCCATGTTCGGGGCGGGCATGGGTGCTGCCGGCGGCATGGTCAATCCCGCCCAGCCGTGGTCCCCGCCGGGTCAGCAGGGCCAGCCGCAGCAGCAGGCGGCCCCGCAGCAGCAGGGTCAGCCCCAGCAGCAGGGCCAGCCGCAGCAGCAGGCCGCCCCCGCCCAGGACGATCCGGTGGCCAAGCTCGCCCAGTACAAGGAGATGCTGGAGAAGGGCCTGATCACCGACGAGGACTACGAGGCGGCGAAGAAGGCCGCGCTCGGCCTCTGA
- a CDS encoding TFIIB-type zinc ribbon-containing protein — protein MSQPPEDAPWARPPDPDRAPQGDQPAQSGPSAASDDGRFAAPGGGSAAPGSLPEWPGAQGGAGQGRPPQQAAGQQPQMLGDESVDGAAQAAQKHSSERIIDTSSGKADGLSKCPRCGSTDIQYSLTQKALVCAYCRHAWNEENAEEAFGLDSSIADLRGATMASGTADVREDLTVMTLKCQGCGAEIVINVDQELQARCHWCRQTLSVNSQIPNGAVPDAVLPFQLTREEAVERIDAFAGKRKAFAQGRFKQEFVPDNVMGVYIPYLVVDGNMHAVLAGRGELTTRQYTVRTGSGDNARSETFYDADVFSVQRAFDLLVDDLTVESAQRFDIHDSTQATNNILGAVRPYDVENAVAYNSNYLKNFTSERRDLNIRDVDDEVEDKFLAIARAKALPTISQYDRGVRWTEEGVAVHGTRWVAVYVPVWLYSYADSAQGEGSLVHYIAVNARNGNTMGSVPVSHPKIFAAACAAGSVAAVIGAVVGFGWFLAG, from the coding sequence ATGTCCCAGCCTCCCGAGGACGCGCCATGGGCGCGGCCGCCCGACCCCGACCGAGCGCCGCAGGGCGATCAGCCGGCACAGTCCGGCCCGTCGGCCGCCTCTGACGACGGGCGCTTCGCCGCGCCCGGCGGTGGGAGCGCCGCCCCCGGTTCCCTGCCCGAGTGGCCGGGCGCCCAGGGCGGGGCCGGGCAGGGCAGGCCCCCGCAGCAGGCCGCGGGTCAGCAGCCGCAGATGCTCGGCGACGAGTCCGTCGACGGGGCGGCGCAGGCCGCGCAGAAGCACTCCAGCGAACGCATCATCGACACCAGCTCGGGCAAGGCCGACGGGCTGAGCAAGTGCCCGCGGTGCGGCAGCACGGACATCCAGTACTCGCTCACCCAGAAGGCTCTGGTGTGCGCCTACTGCCGCCACGCGTGGAACGAGGAGAACGCGGAGGAGGCCTTCGGGCTCGATTCCTCGATCGCGGATCTGCGCGGCGCCACCATGGCCTCCGGCACGGCCGATGTCCGCGAGGACCTCACGGTGATGACCCTGAAGTGCCAGGGCTGCGGTGCGGAGATCGTGATCAACGTGGACCAGGAGCTGCAGGCCCGCTGCCACTGGTGCCGCCAGACCCTGTCGGTGAACTCCCAGATCCCCAACGGCGCGGTGCCGGATGCGGTGCTGCCCTTCCAGCTCACCCGCGAGGAGGCCGTCGAGCGGATCGACGCCTTCGCCGGCAAGCGCAAGGCCTTCGCCCAGGGACGCTTCAAGCAGGAGTTCGTGCCCGACAACGTGATGGGCGTGTACATCCCGTACCTGGTGGTCGACGGCAACATGCATGCCGTCCTCGCCGGCCGCGGCGAGCTGACCACCCGGCAGTACACGGTGCGCACCGGCAGCGGGGACAACGCCCGGTCGGAGACCTTCTACGACGCGGACGTCTTCTCGGTCCAGCGGGCCTTCGATCTGCTGGTCGACGACCTCACGGTCGAGTCCGCGCAGCGCTTCGACATCCACGACAGCACGCAGGCGACCAACAACATCCTCGGCGCTGTGCGGCCCTACGACGTCGAGAACGCCGTCGCGTACAACTCCAACTACCTCAAGAACTTCACCTCCGAGCGCCGTGACCTCAACATCCGCGACGTCGACGACGAGGTGGAGGACAAGTTCCTGGCGATCGCCCGCGCCAAGGCGCTGCCGACGATCAGCCAGTACGACCGCGGCGTGCGCTGGACGGAGGAGGGCGTGGCCGTGCACGGCACCCGCTGGGTCGCCGTGTACGTGCCGGTGTGGCTGTACAGCTACGCCGACTCCGCCCAGGGCGAGGGCTCGCTGGTCCACTACATCGCGGTCAACGCCCGTAACGGCAACACGATGGGCTCGGTGCCCGTCTCCCACCCCAAGATCTTCGCGGCGGCCTGCGCAGCGGGTTCGGTGGCCGCCGTGATCGGCGCCGTGGTCGGCTTCGGCTGGTTCCTGGCGGGATGA
- a CDS encoding prolyl oligopeptidase family serine peptidase, whose amino-acid sequence MSNPVPRRTLFAAGAAATATVGLVPAALAAPPSERSATFTLDAEVLDGGEQVVSVTIDASRRGGLPTGELPVPTFTVHARGTNPLTGKVAFDLDRPVTAAHADHRGRITLALEHGDGVDGATTLDWMGDASRNVQLDLEYTITQNAPLPTRSSVHGTIASFTQGELVNPEVDAFTAHVAASGTNYRLFSPPQRGRSDELPLVVWLHGGGEGGFTADGTTYYDNETQLRANRGALGVATEAAQELFGGAYVVAPQCPSAWMLDGPAFEPLIDEIIEEVAADHPIDRDRIHVTGCSNGGYMTLKMVVENPGVYASAVPICGVVQEYYDSPGPLISDAELREIAVPTWLIASADDGTVDPQANTVHAHELIEGSIMSLYETVTWEDVQYPGHFSWIYAARNDPAHDGQSLWEWMSAQEL is encoded by the coding sequence ATGAGCAACCCCGTCCCCCGCCGCACCCTTTTCGCCGCCGGCGCCGCGGCCACCGCGACCGTCGGCCTCGTCCCTGCCGCCCTCGCGGCTCCCCCGTCCGAGCGCTCGGCGACCTTCACCCTCGATGCCGAGGTCCTCGACGGCGGGGAGCAGGTGGTGTCGGTGACGATCGATGCCTCCCGCCGGGGCGGTCTGCCCACCGGCGAGCTGCCCGTCCCCACCTTCACCGTGCATGCGCGCGGCACCAACCCGCTGACCGGGAAGGTCGCCTTCGACCTCGATCGTCCGGTGACCGCCGCGCACGCGGACCACCGGGGCCGCATCACCCTCGCCCTCGAGCACGGCGACGGCGTCGACGGCGCGACCACCCTGGACTGGATGGGCGACGCCTCGCGCAACGTGCAGCTCGACCTCGAGTACACGATCACCCAGAACGCCCCGCTGCCCACTCGCAGCAGCGTGCACGGGACCATCGCCTCGTTCACGCAGGGTGAGCTCGTGAACCCCGAGGTCGACGCGTTCACCGCCCACGTCGCGGCCTCCGGGACCAATTACCGGCTGTTCAGCCCGCCGCAGCGGGGACGGTCCGACGAGCTCCCGCTGGTGGTGTGGCTGCACGGCGGCGGGGAGGGCGGCTTCACCGCGGACGGCACGACCTACTACGACAACGAGACGCAGCTGCGGGCTAACCGCGGCGCGCTCGGCGTGGCCACCGAGGCCGCCCAGGAGCTCTTCGGCGGCGCGTACGTGGTGGCCCCGCAGTGCCCGTCGGCCTGGATGCTCGACGGCCCCGCCTTCGAGCCCCTGATCGACGAGATCATCGAGGAGGTCGCCGCCGACCATCCGATCGACCGCGACCGGATCCACGTCACCGGGTGCAGCAACGGCGGATACATGACCTTGAAGATGGTGGTGGAGAATCCGGGCGTCTACGCCTCCGCGGTCCCGATCTGCGGGGTGGTCCAGGAGTACTACGACTCCCCCGGGCCGCTGATCTCCGATGCGGAGCTGCGGGAGATCGCCGTCCCGACCTGGCTGATCGCCTCGGCCGACGACGGCACCGTGGATCCGCAGGCCAACACGGTCCACGCCCACGAGCTGATCGAGGGATCGATCATGTCGTTGTACGAGACCGTGACCTGGGAAGACGTGCAGTATCCCGGGCACTTCTCCTGGATCTACGCGGCCCGCAACGATCCCGCCCACGACGGGCAGAGCCTGTGGGAGTGGATGAGCGCGCAGGAGCTCTGA
- a CDS encoding NAD(P)-dependent oxidoreductase gives MRIAFLGTGRMGTELALHLIPDHQLTVWNRTSERTARLAEAGAKVASSPAQAVDGAELIITSLFGPEAVRESVIAPGIIPRGVPWVDTTTVSPADADEFAAAVPTYVGVPVVGSLGPARAGALGVYVGTPDEARRALVLDLVAPWADPERLHGVDSGRRAATGKLLANLALAVSAQGLREALALGESAGASAEETLGMLGGTGLAFIAGMKGPFVRGERSTDGGDFTADAIAKDAYLMIDTVDASADDAGPRPGTDLPALRAALASLDAEIAAGHGDDDFSTILLEEAEHTGE, from the coding sequence ATGAGAATCGCGTTCCTGGGCACCGGCCGCATGGGCACCGAACTGGCCCTCCACCTGATCCCCGACCACCAGCTGACCGTGTGGAACCGCACGAGCGAGCGCACTGCGCGTCTCGCCGAGGCGGGCGCGAAGGTCGCCTCCAGCCCGGCTCAGGCGGTGGACGGCGCCGAGCTGATCATCACCTCGCTGTTCGGCCCGGAGGCCGTGCGCGAGAGCGTGATCGCACCCGGAATCATCCCCCGCGGCGTCCCGTGGGTCGACACCACCACCGTCTCCCCCGCCGACGCCGACGAGTTCGCCGCCGCGGTCCCCACCTACGTCGGCGTGCCGGTGGTCGGCTCGCTGGGTCCGGCCCGCGCCGGTGCGCTCGGCGTGTACGTCGGCACCCCGGACGAGGCTCGACGCGCCCTGGTGCTGGACCTGGTGGCCCCGTGGGCCGATCCGGAGCGTCTGCACGGCGTGGACTCCGGCCGCCGGGCCGCCACCGGCAAGCTGCTGGCGAATCTGGCCCTCGCGGTCAGCGCGCAGGGACTGCGCGAAGCGCTCGCGCTCGGCGAATCCGCCGGGGCCTCGGCCGAGGAGACCCTCGGGATGCTCGGCGGCACCGGCCTCGCCTTCATCGCCGGGATGAAGGGGCCGTTCGTGCGCGGCGAGCGCAGCACCGACGGCGGCGACTTCACGGCCGACGCGATCGCCAAGGACGCCTATCTGATGATCGACACGGTCGACGCGTCCGCCGACGACGCCGGCCCCCGTCCCGGTACGGATCTGCCCGCGCTGCGCGCAGCTCTGGCCTCGCTGGACGCCGAGATCGCGGCCGGGCACGGGGACGACGACTTCTCCACGATCCTGCTGGAGGAGGCCGAGCACACCGGGGAGTAA
- a CDS encoding endonuclease/exonuclease/phosphatase family protein: MPSIFSRRRALAVAAAAGLGLPAAAHAEPNPAYRGGPFENLRVATFNVSLNRPEEGELLRDLESGQDEQVRAVAEVIQINNPDVILLNEFDHDEDGAGIELFRRNYLEVGQNGRTPVYYPYAFSAPVNTGVPSELDLDGDGTVGGPGDAWGFGEFPGQYGMVVFSRHPILTEQVRTFQKLRWADMPSNLLPTEFYSAEAAAALRLSSKSHWDVPVQIGTATLHVLAAHPTPPSFDGPEKRNQRRNSDEIRLWADYLSPGRRSQWIVDDAGTRGGLAPSEPFVVLGDYNSDPVDGDSWPGAIDQLLHHPRIRDTKPTSAGAVEAAELQGGANAEHTGEARYDTADFADDAPGNLRVDYVLPAKELQVASSAVYWPEQGTPGGELTGEDPFPTSDHRLVRADLQITP, encoded by the coding sequence ATGCCCTCGATCTTCAGCCGCCGCCGCGCGCTCGCGGTCGCCGCCGCCGCAGGTCTCGGCCTGCCCGCCGCCGCCCACGCCGAGCCGAACCCGGCCTACCGGGGCGGACCGTTCGAGAACCTGCGCGTGGCCACGTTCAACGTGTCGCTGAACCGCCCCGAGGAGGGCGAGCTGCTGCGCGATCTCGAATCCGGTCAGGACGAGCAGGTCCGCGCGGTCGCCGAGGTCATCCAGATCAACAACCCCGACGTCATCCTGCTCAATGAGTTCGATCACGACGAGGACGGCGCCGGGATCGAGCTCTTCCGCCGCAACTACCTCGAGGTCGGCCAGAACGGGCGCACCCCCGTCTACTACCCCTACGCCTTCAGCGCCCCCGTCAACACCGGGGTGCCCAGCGAGCTCGACCTCGACGGCGACGGCACCGTCGGCGGCCCGGGCGACGCCTGGGGCTTCGGCGAGTTCCCCGGCCAGTACGGGATGGTCGTCTTCTCCCGCCACCCGATCCTCACCGAGCAGGTGCGCACCTTCCAGAAGCTGCGCTGGGCGGACATGCCCAGCAACCTGCTGCCCACAGAGTTCTACAGCGCCGAGGCCGCCGCCGCGCTGCGCCTGAGCTCGAAGTCGCACTGGGACGTCCCGGTGCAGATCGGCACCGCCACGCTGCACGTGCTCGCCGCCCACCCCACGCCGCCCAGCTTCGATGGGCCGGAGAAGCGAAATCAGCGCCGCAACAGCGACGAGATCCGCCTGTGGGCCGACTACCTCAGCCCCGGTCGCCGCTCGCAGTGGATCGTCGACGACGCCGGCACGCGGGGCGGGCTCGCCCCCAGCGAACCCTTCGTGGTCCTCGGCGACTACAACTCCGATCCCGTCGACGGCGACTCCTGGCCGGGAGCGATCGACCAGCTGCTGCACCATCCCCGCATCCGCGACACCAAGCCGACCAGCGCGGGTGCCGTCGAGGCCGCCGAGCTCCAGGGCGGGGCGAACGCCGAGCACACCGGAGAGGCCCGCTACGACACCGCGGACTTCGCGGACGACGCCCCCGGGAATCTGCGGGTGGACTACGTCCTGCCCGCCAAGGAGCTCCAGGTAGCGTCCTCCGCCGTCTACTGGCCCGAGCAGGGCACCCCGGGCGGCGAGCTGACCGGTGAGGACCCGTTCCCCACCTCGGACCACCGCCTGGTGCGTGCGGACCTGCAGATCACGCCCTGA
- a CDS encoding sulfurtransferase, whose translation MPPTALAPIIDVAQLRELLETAPSAGEGALHLLDVRWALDGSKSHRTYLAGHLPGAVYVDLDTELAAPARADAGRHPLPAPEDFAASLRRAGVTAGSRVVAYDDTTGAPAGRLVWMLRALGHDAAVLDGGLAAWDGELATDEVRPTEGDVPARAWPATQIATADEVASGSSLVIDARAPERYRGEVEPVDPRAGHIPGAVNLPFTGNLGEDGTFLTPEELRGRFEAAGVGGEQEAIVYCGSGVTAAHDVLALQRAGFDRVRLFPGSWSQWSADPARPVATGAKP comes from the coding sequence ATGCCCCCTACCGCGCTCGCCCCGATCATCGACGTCGCCCAGCTCCGCGAGCTGCTCGAGACCGCCCCGTCCGCCGGCGAGGGCGCGCTCCACCTGCTGGACGTGCGCTGGGCCCTGGACGGTTCGAAGAGCCATCGCACCTACCTCGCGGGGCACCTGCCCGGCGCGGTCTACGTCGACCTCGACACCGAGCTGGCGGCCCCCGCCCGTGCCGACGCCGGGCGCCACCCGTTGCCCGCCCCCGAGGACTTCGCCGCCTCGCTGCGCCGCGCCGGCGTCACCGCCGGATCCCGCGTGGTCGCCTATGACGACACCACCGGAGCGCCGGCCGGGCGTCTGGTGTGGATGCTGCGTGCGCTCGGCCACGACGCCGCCGTGCTCGACGGGGGACTCGCGGCCTGGGACGGGGAGCTCGCCACCGACGAGGTGCGGCCGACGGAGGGCGACGTGCCCGCCCGGGCGTGGCCGGCCACGCAGATCGCCACGGCCGACGAGGTCGCCTCCGGGAGCTCCCTGGTCATCGACGCCCGCGCTCCCGAGCGCTACCGCGGCGAGGTCGAGCCCGTCGACCCTCGCGCCGGCCACATCCCCGGGGCCGTGAACCTGCCCTTCACCGGCAACCTGGGCGAGGACGGCACCTTCCTCACCCCCGAGGAGCTGCGCGGACGCTTCGAGGCCGCCGGCGTGGGAGGCGAGCAGGAGGCGATCGTCTACTGCGGCTCCGGGGTGACCGCCGCGCACGACGTCCTCGCCCTGCAGCGCGCGGGCTTCGACCGGGTGCGGCTGTTCCCCGGCTCCTGGTCGCAGTGGAGCGCCGACCCCGCCCGCCCGGTCGCCACCGGCGCGAAGCCCTAG
- a CDS encoding alpha/beta hydrolase, translating into MRSGSGASVTTLGRALGDAVHVLRTVSRRTERRVRRTAIARPLSPGGFLGASMTTWISTSPSLLPRTWWMWTTNFGLSQIYGYATGVVAEKVVRRVMDTLGLEVDIAEDRQERARWVGAGALLSISAYSWVRGVLRQREISHLVQAEPKNLSTHVVGTVGGVSASLGALAVVRGVIATAHLYRALLRPYLPRRAVGAVSLVLTVATVTVLAERLLRGQVLEQMLERAEAANRLISPDVPRPSSPLRSGSPDSLETWQSLGAPGRKIVSSGPTPETIAAATGERAIEPIRVYAGKSTSRTLEQTVEAVLAELDRTGAWDRDVLVLFTGTGTGWLQEWSLSAIEFLTGGNCATASLQYSVYSSALSFLADRRTPRRAGHLLFDAVRRRLDAMPDGSRPRLFVAGESLGSFGGQAAFRDLQEMLTSVDGAVWTGTPSFAPLWRELAARSRDGAPAIAPILEHGRHVRVVTRPRDLERNYFGGLYEPWQHPRVVYAQHPSDPVAWWRPSLMWEEPAWLRQRVGHDVTPAIRWFPWITFWQLAADMPLSISVTGGHGHAYHEEMVPIWASVLGQDGPDPHTRRNRHGAIVKAIRASDPRA; encoded by the coding sequence ATGCGATCTGGCTCCGGAGCGTCCGTGACGACCCTCGGCAGAGCACTCGGCGACGCCGTGCACGTCCTGCGCACCGTGTCCCGGCGCACGGAGCGTCGGGTGCGGCGCACCGCGATCGCGAGGCCGCTGTCCCCCGGCGGGTTCCTCGGCGCCTCGATGACCACGTGGATCTCGACGTCGCCGAGCCTGCTGCCGCGCACCTGGTGGATGTGGACCACCAACTTCGGGCTCTCGCAGATCTACGGCTACGCCACCGGGGTGGTCGCGGAGAAGGTGGTCCGTCGGGTCATGGACACCCTGGGGCTCGAGGTGGACATCGCCGAGGACCGGCAGGAGCGGGCGCGCTGGGTCGGCGCCGGGGCCCTGCTGAGCATCTCGGCCTACTCCTGGGTGCGCGGGGTGCTGCGGCAGCGGGAGATCAGCCATCTCGTCCAGGCCGAGCCCAAGAACCTCTCCACCCATGTGGTCGGCACGGTCGGCGGCGTCTCCGCATCGCTCGGCGCGCTGGCGGTGGTGCGCGGCGTGATCGCCACCGCGCACCTGTACCGGGCGCTACTGCGGCCCTATCTCCCGCGCCGGGCGGTCGGCGCCGTCTCCCTGGTCCTGACCGTCGCGACCGTCACCGTGCTCGCCGAGCGCCTGCTGCGCGGCCAGGTGCTGGAGCAGATGCTCGAGCGGGCCGAGGCCGCGAACCGGCTGATCTCCCCGGACGTGCCGCGGCCGAGCTCACCGCTGCGCTCCGGCAGCCCTGATTCCCTGGAGACCTGGCAGTCGCTCGGCGCCCCCGGCCGCAAGATCGTCTCCTCCGGGCCGACGCCGGAGACGATCGCGGCCGCCACCGGCGAGAGGGCGATCGAGCCGATCCGGGTGTATGCGGGCAAATCCACCTCCCGCACCCTCGAGCAGACCGTGGAGGCGGTGCTGGCGGAGCTGGACCGCACCGGCGCCTGGGACCGGGACGTGCTGGTGCTGTTCACCGGGACCGGCACCGGCTGGCTGCAGGAATGGTCGCTGTCCGCGATCGAGTTCCTCACCGGCGGGAACTGCGCCACCGCCTCGTTGCAGTACTCGGTCTACTCCAGCGCCCTGAGCTTCCTGGCGGACCGCCGCACCCCGCGGCGAGCGGGGCACCTGCTGTTCGATGCGGTGCGGCGGCGCCTGGATGCGATGCCCGACGGGTCCCGGCCGCGCCTGTTCGTCGCCGGGGAGTCGCTGGGCTCCTTCGGCGGGCAGGCGGCGTTCCGGGATCTGCAGGAGATGCTCACGTCGGTCGACGGGGCGGTGTGGACGGGCACACCGAGCTTCGCCCCGCTGTGGCGGGAGCTCGCCGCCCGCAGCCGGGACGGTGCTCCCGCGATCGCCCCGATCCTCGAGCACGGGCGCCACGTCCGCGTGGTCACGCGTCCCCGCGACCTGGAGCGCAACTACTTCGGCGGGCTGTACGAGCCGTGGCAGCACCCGCGGGTGGTCTACGCCCAGCACCCCTCGGATCCCGTCGCCTGGTGGCGGCCCTCACTGATGTGGGAGGAGCCGGCCTGGCTGCGCCAGCGCGTGGGGCACGATGTCACGCCGGCGATCCGCTGGTTCCCCTGGATCACGTTCTGGCAGCTCGCGGCGGACATGCCGCTGTCGATCAGCGTCACCGGCGGCCACGGGCACGCCTATCACGAGGAGATGGTGCCGATCTGGGCCTCCGTGCTCGGACAGGACGGGCCGGATCCGCACACGCGACGCAACCGTCACGGGGCGATCGTGAAGGCCATCCGCGCGTCCGACCCCAGAGCCTAG